TGCCTGCTGCGCCGGAGTGCCGGTGGGTTCGTGGGCTTGGCCGTGGCGCCCTACCTCGCGCTGGGTTTTGGGTGTGTTGCGGGCGTCGAACTCTTCAAACTCGGGTAGGGGCATGGGCATCGACAGCGGTCAGGGTGGGCGAAGCAGCGGGCAAAGGTCGGCAAGAAGCCGCGCCCCACAGCTCGTAAGCCACCACAAAGGTGTTGCAGTGCGCGTCCACGATATCGGCGATGCGCTCGGAGTAGCCGCCGCCCATGCTCACGGCCACCGGCAAACCCAGGCGGTGGCACAAGCCGAGCACGTACGCATCGCGCTGCCGGCAGCCGGCGGGCGTAAGGGCCAATTTGCCGAGCTTATCGGTAGCCAGCACATCCACGCCGGCCTGGTAAAAAATGAAGTCGGGCTGCACGCGCTCAATCAGGCCCGGTAGTACTTCGTGCAGCTGCCCTAGGTAGGCGGCATCGTCCATGCCTAGGGGTAGCTCGATGTCGAGGTCGGATTGCTCCTTGCGCAGCGGGTAGTTGGCGCCGGCGTGCATAGAGAAGGTGAACACCCGCGGCTCGTGCCGAAAGATGGCCGCCGTGCCGTCGCCCTGGTGCACGTCTAGGTCGACAACCAACACCTGCCGCGCTAAGCCGTGGTGCAGCAAGTGAGCGGCGGCAATGGCAATGTCGTTGAGCACGCAGAAACCCTCGCCGCGGTCGGCAAAGGCGTGGTGGGTGCCGCCGGCGCAGTTCAGGGCCACGCCGTCGCGCAAGGCCCGCAGCGCCGATTGCAACGTGCCGGCCGAAGAACTCAAGGAACGTAGCACCAGCTGTTCGCTCTGCGGCAACCCTAGGCGGCGCACCTCGGCAGGGGAGAGCTGCAGGTCGCGCACCTTGTGCCAGTACTCGGCCGTGTGTACGCGCAGCACGTCTTCTTCGGGGCACAGGCCCGGGTCGTAAAAATCTTCGGGCGGCGCAATGCCCTGCCACAGCAGCTGCTCCCTGATTAGCTCGTACTTGGCAATGGGAAAGCGGTGGCCCTGGGGCAGGGCAATGGTGTAGCGGTCGGAGGTGGCTAGGCAGGGCATGCAGGTAAGCGGGTGCGAAAGGTATTGAACGCAAAGCAGTCCGCCTCAGATGAGGAGAGGAGTACTAGGAGTGGTTTTTTGCGAGCGTGTAGCGCGGACTTCAGTCCGCGTTGGCCAGCACAATTGGCAATGCTGTAGCACGGACTTTGGCTACGCCGACCTTCGGTTGTAGTCCGCGTCCCCGGATAGTAACTTCTGGTATCTAGCTCAACGATTAGAAGAATGTATCTGCGGACGCGGACTACAGAGTCCGCGCTACACGTGGGCGAAGCGGGAGAGATGCTTCGGCAAGCTCAGCATGACACAACCAAATACATTATGAATAGCATCAGTTTGCAAATGCTCGTTTGATTAACAACTGATGTAAATAATAATGATTTTAAATTAATAAACAGGTTTAGAGTACTGGACAGATAATGGTTGCAACAAGTGATGAAGAATATTTTCAAAAAAATTTTATCTGGATATTGCTTTATAGAAAATAACCTTTCTACCTTTGGCCCGTTCAAAGCACAAAACACAAACGCCTTACCCGACTTCACTCGTCATGCGCCGCCACTTTAACCAATACCTAGGGATGCCAACCAGCTCGGTGGATAAGATCCAACTGGGGTTCGGCGCGCACGCAGCGAGATGAGGTTTCAGAGATAGAAGCCATCCATTGCAAAACGCCCGAACCCCACCCGGTTCGGGCGTTTTGCTTTTTCAATCAGTTGCTTAACTGCTCACGCTTATGTTGTCGAACCAATACCCCCAGCTTCTTGCCCTGGCCCATGCACCAGCCGCCGCAATGCTTTGGTATTTCGGCAGCGAAGCAAATATACCGGCTGATTTTGGCTGGCGGAAACGGGTTAGCCACTGCTGGCAATACCCGGGCCTCTAGGTAACCACCTAGGGTAAATTTCGAGGTATTTATTTCTTGAGTATCGCCGCTAATAATTAGCGGTGCGGGAAAATATTGCCTTCGCGAAACAGTAATTATTTCAATTAATAACGGCAATTAATTCCTGAGAAATTGCCGAACGGATTTCTACACTCTTTACGCAACGGTATTATGCGCTTCAACTTTACTTTTCGCAAAAACAAGCCGGCGCAAGTAGCAAACCACGAGGGTGCTCCGGCTTTCCAACTCACCCCGGCTTTGGAGCTGTACGCCGCCGTGGCAACCGCCGCGCTGAGCGACCATTTCTACGAAAAAGCCGGCACCCGCCTGCAGCGTTTACGCGAGCTGGTAGCCCAGAATGATCCGCGCTTTGTGGCTCAGCTGGCCGTGTATGCTCGTGAGCGGCTGAACCTGCGCTCGGTACCGTTGGTGCTGGCCGTGGAGCTGGCCCAAGTGCACCGCGGCGACAACCTCGTGAGCCGCTTGGTGGCCCGCGTGGTGCAGCGCGCCGATGAAATAACCGAACTGCTCGCCTTCTACGCCCTGGCCAACCAGCGCCAGGGCCCGAAAACGCTGAACCGCCTCTCGAAGCAGCTGCAGAAGGGCCTGGCCCTGGCCTTCAACCGCTTCGATGGCTACCAGTTGGCCAAGTACGACCGGGCCGGGCAGGTGCGCCTGCGCGATGCCTTGTTCCTGGTGCACCCCACCGCCAAAAGCGCTGAGCAGCAAGCCTTGTTCGACCAACTGGTGTGCGGCGAGCTGCCCACGCCCTACACCTGGGAAACGGAGCTGTCGGCCCTAGGTCAGGAGCCGTTTGCTACGGCCGAAGAGCGGCAAGCGGCTTTCCGCAATAAGTGGGAAGAGCTGATTGCGAGCGGCAAGCTGGGCTACATGGCCTTGCTGCGCAACCTGCGCAACATCCTCGAAGCCGAGGTTTCGGCGGCGGCGGTGGAGCAGGTGTGCACCAGCCTCGCCGACCGCTTTGCCGTGGCGCGCAGCAAGCAGCTGCCGTTCCGCTACCTGGCCGCCTACCGCGAGCTGCTGCAGGTGCGCTCGGGCCACGTGCCCCGCGTACTCGAAGCCCTGGAAATGGCCATCGGACACTCCATCCAAAACCTGCGCGGCTTCGATGCAAATACGCGGGTGGTGGTGGCCTGCGACGTGTCGGGCTCGATGCAGCAGCCGGTATCGGCGCGCAGCAAAGTGCAGCTCTACGACGTGGGCCTGGTGCTGGGCATGTTGCTGCAGAGCCGCTGCGCCAACGTGGTAACCGGCATGTTCGGCGACCGGTGGAAGCGCATTGCGCTGCCCCGTAACCAAGTGCTCAGCAACGTGCAGGAGTTCTACCGCCGCGAAGGCGAGGTAGGCTACAGCACCAACGGCCACTTGGTGGTGCGCGAGCTTCGGCAGCAGCGCGAGGTGGTAGATAAGGTGATGCTCTTCACCGACTGCCAGCTCTGGGACAGCCACAACCACGGCGACACCTTGGCGCAGGAATGGGCCGAGTACCGCCGCACAGTAGCACCCCAGGCCCGCCTGTACCTCTTCGACCTGGCCGGCCACGGCAACACGCCCGTGGAGGTGCGCCACAACGATGGCGTGGCCCTCATTGCGGGTTGGTCGGATAAGGTATTCGACGTGCTGCAGGCGCTGGAAAACGGCGGCACGGCCTTGTCGGAAATCGAGCAGATCGAGCTGTAGGCCTGCCTGGCAGGCAATCAGTTAGCAACTACAACTACCATCATCCGTGCCCAATCCTTACCCACAATTCTGCTAAACCAAAGCTGCCGGGGCGGCGGCTAATCCGAGCCGCTGCCCCATCATCCCGGACACTTTTTTCAACTTCTTACTGCAATGAAGCGCAGATAACAACATCAAGCATCGGCCCTAGGTGCTGATGCCTCCGCCGCGGCCAGCCAACTCGTAAGGTGCCGTAGACGAGCGTTACTTCGTGGCATCGTTTTCGGGTGCGGCGCAATGGTTGCCGTATCAACGCGGGTTCGAATCCCGTCCCTGGCCAGTGGTCAGGTGGTGAAAACATTTCGCTTGTCGCCTGTAGCCCTTGCAGTTGGTTAGGCCAGTGGATCATAGCTTGCTAAGCGGGTGCCGTAGCGCGGCCATCCTTCGTACCATCCTTGTCGCGGGTTCGACTCCCGAAGTGGCGCCCTAGGGCACTGCGCATACGCGAACGGTAGGGCAGACTCGTTGGCCGGGCACCAATTGCCCCGTTTAGCTTAAACCTTGTTGGGTGCCGTAGCCGGGCCATGCTTCGATTCAGATTCGCCGTGTCGCGGGTTCGATTCCCGCTCGCCAGCCCTAGGTGGTTGGCGGTAGCTCAGTTGGTAGAGCAGGATATGTAGGCTTGGCGCTTGTTGCCCCAACACTTTTCTTACTGCTGACCGGGTGCCGTAGGACGGCGTTACTTCGGTAAGATCTGACGATCGTGCAGGTTCAAATCCTGCGCCTTGCCGCCTAGGTGGCAAGTGGCGCACCCGCCTGCGGGTGTGCCGGCAACGCCAGCCGCTTGTTGCCCCGTGTCAGCAGCTCGTTCCGAAAACTCCCCTCCTCAGCTGAGGAGGGGACGCGGCCACGCAGTGGCCGCTGGGGTGGTGGGCCTCGCGTCGGATAGTAACCTCAACCAACCAGCACGTCATGCTGAGCTTGTCGAAGCATCTCTACCGCTTCGCTTGGGTTACTAGCTCACGTCAGCACGCGAGATGTCTCGACTACGCTCGACATGACGATCAGGAGAAGCGGTAGAGATGCTTCGGCAAGCTCAGCATGACGCCTCATGGTTATCGACCTAGGGTAATCGTTCGGGCATTAGCCCAGCGACCATCAACCACCCCGCCCTTCGGGCACCCCTCCTCATCTGAGGAGGGGAGTTCGTTCTCACCTTCACTTTCCCACCATTATGGCTAATCAATTACGCGGCAACGACCTTCGGCAGCTTGGCTTCCCCGAAGGACGTGCCATCGGGCTAGCGCTGGCTCAACTACAGCGCAAACAGCTGAAGCGCCTGTCGCAAACCGACCAGATGGCTTTGCTGCAGGCCCTCATCCACAACCCGCACAACTTCCTTACCGACCTCGACTGGAGCCACACCGCCGCGGCGCTGTTGCCCCCGCCCAGCCGGCACATTGCCTTAGCCGAGCGCAAGGAGTACGTAACGTTCGGGGCTGAGTACATTGACCCCAGCGCCGTGCACCAGATGGAGGTAGCCATGAAGCTGCCCGTAACAGTGGGCGGTGCCCTAATGCCCGACGCCCACCACGGCTACGGTCTGCCCATCGGCGGCGTGCTGGCTACCGACAACGCGGTGATTCCGTACGCCGTCGGCGTCGACATTGGCTGCCGCATGGCCTTGTCCATCTTCGCGCTGCCGCCGCAGTACCTCACGCAGCGCGTGCAGGAGCTGAAAAACATCTTGCTCGCCAACACCAAGTTCGGCAACCGCGACGTGTTCCGGCACGGGCAGAAGCTGGGCCACGAGGTGTTGGAACGCGATGAATTCAGCACGATTCCGTTCTTGCGCAACAAGCAGGAAACCGCCGCGGCGCAGATTGGTACGTCGGGCTCGGGCAACCACTTCGTGGAGTTCGGCTTTGTTGAGATTACCGACCCCAGCAACGAAATGGGTGTGCCCGTGGGCCAGTACCTGGGGCTGCTGTCGCACTCGGGCTCACGGGGCCTGGGTGCCAGCGTGGCGCAGCACTACACCAAGCTTGCCAAAGACACCTGCCAGCTTCCCGCCGAAGCGCAACACCTCGCGTGGTTGACTTTGGACTCGGAAGCCGGGCAGGAATACTGGGCCGCCATGAACCTGGCCGGCGACTACGCCTCGGCCTGCCACCACCAGATTCACCAGCGCATTGCCCGCGCCCTAGGAGAACGGCCCTTGGCCAAGGTGGAGAACCACCACAACTTTGCCTGGAAGGGGCGCCTCTCCGATGGCCGCGAGGTTATCGTGCACCGCAAGGGCGCTACGCCGGCCGGCAAAGGCGTGCTCGGAGTTATTCCGGGTTCGATGACGGCGCCGGGATTCATTGTACGCGGTCGGGGAGTGGCAGAGTCACTGGCTTCGGCTTCGCACGGGGCCGGGCGGCTGATGTCGCGCACCCGGGCCAAGCAGGAGCTGGGCGAAGCCGAAGTGCGCCGCCACCTGCAGCAGCACGGCGTGGAGCTGATCGGCGGCGGCGTCGACGAAGCGCCGCAGGCCTACAAGGACATCTACTCCGTGATGGAAAGCCAGCGCGATTTGGTGGATGTGCTTGGCACTTTCACGCCTAAGATTGTGCGCATGGATGGTGCCTGATCTGCCCAAGTGCCGCCTAGGTGCCAAGGCCTCTCTGAGCCGAAAACAAACAAGCGGGTCCGACGAACAGCTGTTCGTCGGGCCCGCTTTTGTTGTACGCACCTAGGGCGCTGCTATTCCACAAACAGGCGCTTGGTCAGTTGGCCTTCGGCCGTGTTTACCTGCACCAGGTACAAGCCGGTTTTCACGCCCGAGAGCGAAATGGCGGCCGGTTGCGCACCGCGCGCCGTAAGGGTTTGCTGGCTAACCTCCTGGCCCAGCGCATTCAGCACCCGTACGGTGAGGGGCTGCTTGGTGAGTTCGGTAGGCAGCACCAAGTTGGCCGTGCCCTGGGCCGGGTTGGGGTACAGCGACACTTGCGCGGCCAGTACGCTGGGCACCGTAGCCGTGGGCAAGCCAGCCTGCGAGTAGGCCGCCATGCCGCTGATGTTGATGCCACCGCCCACGGGGCCCACCAGCGTAGTGGCACCCGTAGTCAGGTTCACGGAGTAGAGGTTATCCGAGGTGCTGGTGCCGGTGCTGGCTGCCAGCAACGCCTGGTTGGTGGTACCGTCGGTGATGATGTCGAAATCGACCGAGTTGGTGGTGCGGTTCACGGTAATGCCCGAGCTGCCCACGGTGTTCAGCACGCCGTCGTTGGGCGGGGTTTGGGTTACCAGCACGTTCAGCGCGTCGTCGTAATTGAAGAGCGTGGTGGTAGTGGCGCCGTTCACGTTGTTGGTATAGGCCGAAGCCGAAACCGACGGCGTAGCGCTGGCATTCACGTCGGTAGCGGCGTAGTTCAGCTGCCCATCGGTAGCGGCAATGGTGCCGTCGTTGGGGTTGAGGCGGAAGTTGCCGCGGTTGGTGCTCGTTACCCGAATGCGGTCGACGGTGGGGTTGAAATCAAAACCGATGCGGTCGGTGGCAGCCCCTAGGTTAAGGGTAAGGGCCGAGCCCACGGCAGTAGCAGCGCCGGTGGTCAGGTTGAGGCGGTAGAGCTGCGCCGTGGTGTTGGCAGCGCTATAACCTAGGGCAAACAGCTGGTTGGTGGCGGGGCGGAAATCAACCCCCACCAAAGCCTGCCCAGCGGTAAGGCCCGTGATGGGCGTGAGCGTGCGGATGGTGCCAGGCAGAGCCGAATCGAACGACAGCAGGTTGGTGCCCGACACGGCGTAAATCAGACGGCCGGTAAGCGTGGCCGGCACTGTGCGGTCGATGGCTACGGCAATGTCGGTAATCATGCTGGTGGCCGTGCCCACGGCACCTGCGGCGGTTGCTGCGCCGCTGGTGAGGTTCACGGTGTAGAGCGTGGTGCCCGTGGAGGTGCCCGCCATCGTTACCACCAAGTAGGCCGTGTTGGTTTGGTTGGCGGCGTTGTAGGCAATGTCGAGGTCGGCGCTTTGGGTGGCGCCGCTGGTGGTTACACCTAGGGCACCAATGGTGTTGAGGGTGCCGTCGTTGGGCGGTACTTGCGACACCAGGCGGCT
The sequence above is drawn from the Hymenobacter sp. YIM 151858-1 genome and encodes:
- a CDS encoding DUF4394 domain-containing protein; its protein translation is MQTPVLLPTTRLIARRMRRAALLGSVLSLAALAPAAAQTIYGLSGTNLVTFQASAPGTLTATTAITGVATGQTIVGMDVRPNTGELFALGYNPATTTAQLYRINAGTGAATAVGTALTLNLGGTTDRIGFDFNPTVDRIRVTSTNRANLRLNPNDGALAATDGQLTYAPADANSGQTPGVGASAYTNSYIGTGSTTLYNIDEVNSRLVSQVPPNDGTLNTIGALGVTTSGATQSADLDIAYNAANQTNTAYLVVTMAGTSTGTTLYTVNLTSGAATAAGAVGTATSMITDIAVAIDRTVPATLTGRLIYAVSGTNLLSFDSALPGTIRTLTPITGLTAGQALVGVDFRPATNQLFALGYSAANTTAQLYRLNLTTGAATAVGSALTLNLGAATDRIGFDFNPTVDRIRVTSTNRGNFRLNPNDGTIAATDGQLNYAATDVNASATPSVSASAYTNNVNGATTTTLFNYDDALNVLVTQTPPNDGVLNTVGSSGITVNRTTNSVDFDIITDGTTNQALLAASTGTSTSDNLYSVNLTTGATTLVGPVGGGINISGMAAYSQAGLPTATVPSVLAAQVSLYPNPAQGTANLVLPTELTKQPLTVRVLNALGQEVSQQTLTARGAQPAAISLSGVKTGLYLVQVNTAEGQLTKRLFVE
- a CDS encoding TROVE domain-containing protein, whose product is MRFNFTFRKNKPAQVANHEGAPAFQLTPALELYAAVATAALSDHFYEKAGTRLQRLRELVAQNDPRFVAQLAVYARERLNLRSVPLVLAVELAQVHRGDNLVSRLVARVVQRADEITELLAFYALANQRQGPKTLNRLSKQLQKGLALAFNRFDGYQLAKYDRAGQVRLRDALFLVHPTAKSAEQQALFDQLVCGELPTPYTWETELSALGQEPFATAEERQAAFRNKWEELIASGKLGYMALLRNLRNILEAEVSAAAVEQVCTSLADRFAVARSKQLPFRYLAAYRELLQVRSGHVPRVLEALEMAIGHSIQNLRGFDANTRVVVACDVSGSMQQPVSARSKVQLYDVGLVLGMLLQSRCANVVTGMFGDRWKRIALPRNQVLSNVQEFYRREGEVGYSTNGHLVVRELRQQREVVDKVMLFTDCQLWDSHNHGDTLAQEWAEYRRTVAPQARLYLFDLAGHGNTPVEVRHNDGVALIAGWSDKVFDVLQALENGGTALSEIEQIEL
- a CDS encoding RtcB family protein; amino-acid sequence: MANQLRGNDLRQLGFPEGRAIGLALAQLQRKQLKRLSQTDQMALLQALIHNPHNFLTDLDWSHTAAALLPPPSRHIALAERKEYVTFGAEYIDPSAVHQMEVAMKLPVTVGGALMPDAHHGYGLPIGGVLATDNAVIPYAVGVDIGCRMALSIFALPPQYLTQRVQELKNILLANTKFGNRDVFRHGQKLGHEVLERDEFSTIPFLRNKQETAAAQIGTSGSGNHFVEFGFVEITDPSNEMGVPVGQYLGLLSHSGSRGLGASVAQHYTKLAKDTCQLPAEAQHLAWLTLDSEAGQEYWAAMNLAGDYASACHHQIHQRIARALGERPLAKVENHHNFAWKGRLSDGREVIVHRKGATPAGKGVLGVIPGSMTAPGFIVRGRGVAESLASASHGAGRLMSRTRAKQELGEAEVRRHLQQHGVELIGGGVDEAPQAYKDIYSVMESQRDLVDVLGTFTPKIVRMDGA
- a CDS encoding histone deacetylase family protein, which produces MPCLATSDRYTIALPQGHRFPIAKYELIREQLLWQGIAPPEDFYDPGLCPEEDVLRVHTAEYWHKVRDLQLSPAEVRRLGLPQSEQLVLRSLSSSAGTLQSALRALRDGVALNCAGGTHHAFADRGEGFCVLNDIAIAAAHLLHHGLARQVLVVDLDVHQGDGTAAIFRHEPRVFTFSMHAGANYPLRKEQSDLDIELPLGMDDAAYLGQLHEVLPGLIERVQPDFIFYQAGVDVLATDKLGKLALTPAGCRQRDAYVLGLCHRLGLPVAVSMGGGYSERIADIVDAHCNTFVVAYELWGAASCRPLPAASPTLTAVDAHAPTRV